Within Brachyhypopomus gauderio isolate BG-103 chromosome 4, BGAUD_0.2, whole genome shotgun sequence, the genomic segment AATTAAATCATACTTACCCACTGAATATTTAATCCAGGGAACCCAGTTCTGAACTCAAGCAGATTTCCTTCCAAAGAAGCTCTGTCCTGTGGCGATATCTCAACATGGGCTCCCAGCATGCTTTATTACATCTGACTACCTTTGGAGTTAGTGCCAGCACCTTTTAAACAGCATCCCCTATCTAGCACCCCTGGAGGCCTCTGGGATAagatcctctgtgtgtgtgtgtgtgtgtgtgtgtgtgtgtgtgtgtgtgtgtgtgtgtgtgtgtgtgtgtgtgtgtgtgtgtgtgtgtgtgtgtgtgtgtgtgtgtgtgtgtgtttgtgtgtgtgattactaTGCACAGATAACATTTCCTGCCACTGTATGATGATCCATCATTAGATCATCTTTAGGGGACTTGAGACTTGAGTCAGTGTGGAATTGGTATGTAAAGGACAATTTTTAAAccaaagacacaaacacacactgcagtttCCCCAGCAGCCCCACCGGTTTGCATCTCTAACTGTTCTCAGTGGCACGtaaaacacatttaaacattAAGCAGAGTAACTTTACTTAACACTATTTAAGACTGAAATGACTGAAGACCACCAACCTGGATGAGGTACAGAAGAGCAGTAGGGTAGTGATGTTAAGGAGCAAAATACATTTACTTACTATTACACAAGTGGCTGGGACATATTATGGATTTACCAATCTGAATATGTTGGTTGATACATTCCAATGTGTAATGTTCTGAGGGGAAGCTCTTCTTACTTCTGTCTGATTTGCTGAGGTCTTTCCTGTTACTTAAATCAGTTTTTCAATAGATCTCCCACATGCATCCCCATGAAAACGTGTTCAAGAAATGAACTGACTCTTCATGAAATGAATTGACTCTTCATGACATGAATGACTCTTTGTGAAATACTATACAGTCATAAGAGGAGGGAAGTCTCTATCTGTATTTGTGTAGGGCTGGCCTGGTTAAATGAGGTCTGTACCTCCAGGTAAACAGAATGGAGTGATGTGTTTAAACAGTTGTTTTTCTATCATCTACGGACAGGCAGAACTGGCAGGATGTGATTGTGATAACGGGAACAGACCCCCGAGTGGAAAAATGGGTGGGAGACTTCAAGAGGAGgaaaagggaggagaggagaaagggaATGAGGGCGACCCCTGTTTTCATCGCCCTGTTTCATGTGGCAGTCGTCATTTCCTTTCAGAGTGTGACATGTCACAGCTGGTGTCATGGGTGTAGCATCAGAAGTCTAGAAATGTAATTGAAAATGTGCTTCCGAGTCCTCTAAAAAGCACACGGTATGTAGCTTAGGGTGACTTCAATACAGTCTTTACAGAGGTTACTGAGTATTAAATAAAGAGAATATGCCCTTCAGCTTCTCATCATATCGCAACTTCTATTCAATTAGCAAACTTTTTGGAGATTACACAGCTACTTTGTTCTGCTTTACCAAGGATTATATGTCTTAGAACAAAGGACTTAAGGATTAATGAAGGGAATAGGAGGAAGATTGGCAGGTTTCCTGCTCCATCTCTGCAGGCTCCTTTTTACAGTTCAGCACAGAGTTGGGTGTAAACAAGTCCTGGATCTAGACTGCATTGGCAGGGGGGAGAAAATTTCAGGGAGCACATTTCTTGTCATATTTTGAAAGCAATCCCGATTCTAGACTTCGTTCCCTAGCAAGGGCCCTTGTGCAAACTAAAGGACTGGACTGAAACTCTGCCACCTGCAGATATGAGGTGTAGGAATGGACACTTGGCTCCATAAATCTATAATGGCGCTGGCTTCAGATGGGAGCATTAGCTCAGGGAGAGATTGACTGTCAGGGGGGGATTTCAAGAGAGGACAAATGGTGTTTGTGCAACCATCTGAGTGACCATTTATTTTGTCCATTAAGGAGGCCCTTTCCTGCCTCCCCACTCACCCATGGCCTCACACTGCCTGCCCCATTTATGCGATCTATCCAGGATGGTGCGGTCCCATCCAACGTGGTGTCATCAGCATTTTTATGAGGTGGGAGAATGGGAACTGCCAACGCTATTAGAGCTCACAGAGGAGCCTGGCACATTTCTCTCCATGACTGTGAGACAGTGTTGAAATTGGGCTTTCTGCTGTCACCTGGTCATCTCCAgagacctccctctctcctttgcTTCTTGTGTAAGGTGAGGGCCCACAGGTATGTTAATGGGCATTTTATGCACATTTGTTTGTGTTAAAATGGGTGTTTTTAGTGGCCAGAGATATTAGAAAATGCAAATAGGTTGTAGTAATGGTGAAAATCTTTTAGAATTAATTTATCTAATAGAATTATCTATGCTACTAAACATGTACCAGTTTTTGTCAcactttaatttttttttatagaaaGGAAAATGGACACCCTGTCCATTTATGTACCTAATACGTCTGCGTTGctttcacaaaacacaaaaaatctAATATTCTAATGTTACACTGTAAGTGTAGACTGAAAGATGCTGATACCTTGTGTTGTAAATGTTCTTAAACAATTCCCAATTGTTAAGGTCTGTAATGGATGGATTGTGTGTTTCCCATGCTCCTTCCTGCTGCAAGATCGATCACAGAAACCATAGTTTACGGAAAACCAAAGCTGGGATCTGTTAGGACACTGTCTGCTCCTGGTCATCAATATTCTATACTGTATTCTATATTCTATTTGTAATAGCAAAGGAAGACCAAAAGAGGGCAGTGTTACCAAGAAGGGATCAAAACCCAAGAACAAGGCCCACAAGGCATTATAAGCTTACGGCAGCATGCGTGGGCACACATGTGTGAAGGGATATAGAGAATAGAGGGGACTCTAGAGGAGAGGGGAACTTGAGGTTGCATTGGTTCCAGCCCTCTGATTGGGCTCAGGGGATTGGCTAGACTCCTGAACTGGCGTTCAGCCTCGGTGCTCTGAAAGCGATGGAAGTTAATTTCCTATTTTCTCCTCAGCGTGCCTTTCTCTCCAGCGCGCCCTCATTAACACGGCTCCCTCCGCGCCTGTCTCGCAGACCACCCTGCTACGAGCTAACACAGCAGGGTCGGACACGCAGagacaagacacacacaaagacgGTGCTGGTGTGCACTACATTTGATGTGACACGTTCAATTAACTCTGTACAATGCGGTTTATTTTTGCACTCAGTCTTCTGCCGTTTGTACTGCAAATAAGGAGCAGGTGTGAAATATAATTAGCAAACAGGTAGCAACTGCCCCAGAGAGGAAGGAATAATGAGTGTTTATATCTGTTACGCTCGCCCATATTCAGCTGGAGGAATATAGGCTCTAAATGGAGGATGAGGAGCAGAAATAACAAGATTGTTTATGAATATGTTATGGCCATAAACTACCACGACAAGGTGGTTGCATCTTTGCCTAGCAACAGCAATTTGTGATGTGGAGGGAATCCTTTCCAAAATCTCGTGTCCATGAGATCACGGTTGATGAAACGTGGCTTCCACGTTGGTGACTGTAAGTTCTGGCCATAGCTGTAGTGCATGAATGTATGCCCCATGTCTAGCTCGGAGATGGAAGATGAAAGGTATGTAATGTAGCACAGCTGACAGGGCTGCGGGCTGGACTGAAAGATGCTCTCCTGAGACACCAGATGAGAGTGGTGTCTCCCTCTTCAGCTGTAGTGTAACAGGCCCTGCATTTGTGGCCCATTCAGGAGATCTCTGGTTACACTGAGCTGGAGACTTTGATCGGTTTATTCTCGTGGCTGTCAGAACCGATGAAAACCAGTGTGATGTGGTAAAGTATGTGGAGAGAGAAACGTGACCTGACACTCATATCCAAAAGACAAGCACATGGTTAGATGCCTACAGCTGAACTTTCACACCTTCTGTGAACTGTTAAATACTACTGTGGGAATGGTTGCCTTACTGTTAAGCATTTAGCATGAACTAAATGTGGAACTAAAAACTTGATACAGACAGAAACTGGTGCAGACCCCAGCGAACGTCTCTCGAGGCCATCTTGGCCCTCCTTTACTCAAAAGGAATTTTTCTGCACCATCTGATAGTTCTCCATAGCAGCTTTGCCCTGTTTCACATAATCTCTACCAGCATGTGGTCTCATCGCTTTCCATGAGGTATTTACTCAccagttgtttttctttttctttctctctctctctgtgagagagagagagagagagagagagagatacataaaTCAAAACTCATAATACGTAAATCAAGGGGAATGAGAATGCTACGTGAGAATGCTACGCTGAAGCCCTAGGCTATGAGATCTGTGCTTCCTGCATGAATCCATTTGGAGAAGAAGCGAAGAAGATGGACAGGGGAAGGAAAGAGAATAAAAGAAATGAGAGAATAAGGGAGGGCAGAGAATATGATTTGACAGACAATAAAGCAGctagtgctgtgtgtgagagagcaggGTCACGGCAATCCTGTaagacacaaacaaacacatttgtGTCGAAACACAAGGGACTTGATGCAAGGCTTCTGTCACCTGCACAAACCATGTAGCATGCGTCTCTCAGAAACATGTTTAAGACTTAcagagaaatgtgtgtgtgtgtgtgtgtgtgtgtgtgtgtgtgtgtgtgtgtgtgtgagagagagagagagagagagagagagagagagagagagagagagagagagagagaagaggaaaaGGGGGATTGCATACTGCTTTAGGAAGCGGTAATAATAAATGAATGGTTTTCGTGTTCCCTGCTGTTGTAACTAGCATAGGCTAACCCTTATGCAATGCAAGACTATCATGCAAAGAGCCCACACAATACCTCTTATTCAGCTATTCACAGTGTTTCCCAAAGCATCGGGGTTCCAACATCTACTGCGCTACAGGAGGACTGAAAGACAAAGTGGGCAATAAAGTGTGGCATTACAAATTATGAACACGTATTGTAAACTACAGAGGCTGACAGCCTTGAGGAGACGAGGGAAAAATAACTAAACCCTGACAAATGAAGACTGCGGCTTCTGACAGGGCTTGTTTTCCTCAATCTCAATCTCTGTGAATGATTCGCTGCTCTGTGACCATCTCCAATTTGTCGTGTAACAACTGGTATACTATCAGACTTAAATTGAGAAGTGGTTTTGATTTGGGCCTACGTACTCTAGTTTGTAGCCTATATTTAGAAACCTCTCCAGAAGTCGTGGTGTCAGATTTCTCTATCGATTGTAACATTATTTCACAATCGAGGTGGTGTGTAAATGTATTTTAAGTAACATTTCTCACgtatttttacttatttttgaAAATGCTTTAAATGTCAGTCTTTTTACTTTTCCTTGCCTAACTGATCAAAATAATCCCGGACGCGAAGAGCATTTAAATATTTCAATATTCAAAACCCAAAACATTCTCACATAACACAGAATTCGGTAGATAATTAGCAGAGGTTTCCCGTAGGTACACAGTGTTTTTGTAGAACGGAAAAACGTCCTTCGCAGTGGTATATGCGAAACATTGCCTGTTTGaggactacatttcccagaaaTCCGTACAGCGCTGCCGTAAAATCACGTTTGTGATGGTCGATGATGACGTTTGCAAATCTGGCGTTTGTTCTTTATTGCATTGGTGGCTAGCTAGCTGGGAGTGACCAGGAGTTAGGCAAGTGCACTGCTGTTACACGTCAACCTGTAACCTTTACACCGCACAGAACGGATAGATAACTGTAAACACTTTGAACAGATACACTGGAAGGACTTTGTGAGATTCACATAGATCCGTGTCAAGCAGAACACTATTTCCAGGCCTGCTGGCAAAGGAAATCCCCGGGCTAACCTGTGGACACTAGGCCGAAAAGAGAGGACATGCCACAGGACCAAGTTGTTGATGTTGGACTTTCCTGTTTATCTTGCCGATAAGAGGACAAGTATTTAAACCGTATAGGTTTGCTTAAGACTGATCCACTGTCGAACAGATACGGGGAAAATATGTTTCAAAAGGTACTGGAAGGTGAGTTAAAGTTTTGAAGTGTTAGCACCTAGCTAGACACTTGGCTGGCTAGCAGACTGAATATAGGAAGCAAATGTCTACGTAGCTTGAGAGCCAACTAACTAGTTGTATTTCTAGCACAGCACAACTGTTACTTACAACAGTGACGCTTTGTGTGATGATGTATGTTGTTTTTGTACTCCACGTATATTTAGTGGATAAACCAGCTAAATAAGAAACGCAAAACAgcctagctagctaacttaaGTCGCCCAGAAAAAACTGGGAACTTGGGAACTAAGTTGTTTAGTTAAGTTAGCTAACTAGCATGCTAGCTATGACGTTAGTGTTATGCAAACGTAGCAGGTGACATTGCTCAGGTACACCAAGAAAGCTAGGTATGTGTTTGACCAGATATGCAGTGTGTAAACAATTACTTTGTTAACTACGTTTTAATTGTAATACGTGTTAAAATACGTAGAATGTGGATTTGAGCATAAGATAGGCTGCATTTAGGTGTCCTTATTACTTTAAAGCATTTTACATATTATCAGTGATGTTTTGTTTCAAAGCAAACTTGATGTATATTAAATGGTGATGTATCTCATCTCTTCTATCTCCTCAATGCAGGAAACGTGCATTGTTTTGGATGAGGCTGTCACGCCGCTTGTAGATGTTACGGTCTGAAGTTGCCATCGTCTCTCCCCGGCTCTGTCCAGATCGACAGCACCAGAGCCGCTGATCACTGAGGACCGTTCGTCCAGCTGGTTTCTGGTGTGTTGAGAGCAAGAACTGACTCTCAAACATGAACCGTTACCTTCCCGTGGCACAGCAGCACTTCCTGACGGCACTAGCCAGCACCAGCGTGGTGGTGAAGTCCATCTGTGCCACCGTAATTCTACTGTACATTGTTTCATGGGTGGCGGACACGCACATTGCACTCGGCGTCACGCCAGGTTACCTTTTCCCACCAAATTTCTGGGTCTGGACTCTGGCGACTCACCCCGTGGTGGAGCAGCACGTGTGGGGTGTGGCGGTGAACGTCGGCACGGTGATCGTCGCCGGGCGACTGCTGGAGCCTCTGTGGGGGGCTCTGGAGCTGCTCATCTTCTTCGCCGTGGTGAACGTTTCTGCCGGGCTGCTCTCCGGCCTCTCCTACGTGCTCACCTACGCCGCCACGTTCGACCTGACGTACCTGTTCGCGGTGCACGTGTACGGCTCTCCCACGTTCCTGGGTGGCGTTCTGGTGGCTCTGAAGCAGACTTCGGGCGACTCGACCGTACTCCGGGTGCCACAGGTTCGCCTCAAGGCGGCCCCGGCCCTGGCCCTGCTGGCCTTAGCCGTCCTGCGGCTAGCCGGCCTATTGGACAGCTCGGCGCCGCTAGCCGGCTGCGGCTTCGGCGCACTAGCCGGCTGGGTGTACCTGCGGTTCTACCAGAGACACAGCAGGGGACGGGGCGACATGTCGGACCACTTCGCCTTCGCCTCCTTCTTCCCGGAGGCGCTGCAGCCAGCCGTGGGCTTCATTGCCGGCCTCGTGCACGCCGCCCTCGTCAAGGTCAAGGTGTGCCGGAAAATGGTGAAGCGCTATGATGTGGGAGCACCGTCTTCCATCACCATCAGCCTGCCGggcacagacccccaggacgCTGAGAGGAGACGGTAAGATCCGCACAGAGGAACAGCAGTGAAACATGACTGCAGTTAAAGTCAAGGGAACATAAGAATAGTTGTGAACATGAGAATAGAATGTGTATTCATCCCTGAaacaatatttgtgtgtgtccagtgtgtaTTTATACCAGTGTACTAATGGGTTTATTTTCTCCTTTTTTTTCTAAATCTCTGGTTGCTTTAGTGCACTGTCATGCTCTTGTCAGTGAAtgaaaatatatgtaatataatgtACATAATATACATTACATAGTTATTACATACTAAACTTCCAGAGATTTTGTTGTTATTAGAAGGCAGTCTGTCAATTGAAAAAGTAGCCATGCAAACTGAAGCAGATTAAAAAAAACCTCCAGATCATCAGACGTATCATTTGGTTTATGCTTATTGTATACACGATGGAAAGGTTCCAGGTGAAAGGATAGATGGAGCCATATCTTAATTTATAAGCAGTAATTTcaagaatttccctctgggatcaataaagtatttatCTATCTAATAGACATAATGAAGCTAATGTTGTATATTGGCAGTATATCCTATTAAGTGAGTTGAAGAGCCTTAACTCTTTATCAAGACCATTACAATAGTGGATGTGTTCTAGGAAACCGAACTTACGGACTTTTAACCCTATTACCCTGACAGACCTTTATTTGAAAACTTTGGAAGAGGTGTGACTGTTATGATGTTTGCtctcgtgttttttttttttttttttttttttaacaacatTATGGGCTGTGCAAGTTGGCATAAATAATTACATGCAGCTCTCAACACATTTTGCTGCTATGTGGCATTTCTGTCCGGTCCTTAGGCAACTGGCGTTGAAAGCTCTGAACGAACGTCTAAAGCGAGTGGAGGACCAGTCCTCCTGGCCCAGCATGGAGGATGAAGAAGATGATGATGCTGAGGAGATTCGGACAGACGCTCCTCTGCTCCCGGCTCGGGACCCCTCACCGCCTGTCCCCAGCACTACCCAGAATCCCACAGGGCAGGAGTCCAGCATTATAAGCTTCGAAGATGCCCCTGCTAACTCATAACatgcacacttgcacacacctACAGTGTACACGCAGAGTACAACCGAACCCGGTACCTGCCGAAGGTGTGCAGGCCCTCATGCCATGATGATGCATTTCTCATGAAAATAAGATTTGCCATATGTGGTTTCTATAAATCTTGATCAGTCATCACCAGTTCAATACCCTGACACAAACAAGCCTACAAATACATTGACATGCTCAGCTTTCATGTACAAAAGAACTCTAGACTTTCCTGAAACTCTGTATCTGTGGCGCTCAAGGTTTTTCCCCCCTTCCCCTTTCTCAATGTACAAACAAAATCTATTAAACTCTCcctgttgtgttagtgtgtgtggggtggggggtgtttgtaTACTTGTACATGTGTGTCAGGGTCCTGGGAGGGGTTCCTTTTGAATAAACGCTTCAACTGCTGCTGGGGCTGGTTACATTTACTCTTCATGGGCTACAAGCACTCCTTGTGACTTCTGGGTAGACTAACTGCTGtatttgtttgtgtctgtgtttttttatttttttcccccaGCAGCAGGAAACATGGCAGTTTACCTCTTTTTATTGCATACGTCCTTTTTGGCTTGGGAAATGTAAAACCTGCTTTGTTGTCTTTCCTCAGTGACATGACACGTGAAGAGAAGACCCCTTTTTATACATAAGCTGCCTTGCCAAAGGCCGAGAGCCGTAGATCTAACGGCTTCTGAGAGAAGAGGCGATCAAACTCCGCTGCACTGTAGTCGGCAGGTTGTTGTATTGGGCTGCTTGTGCTTTCATCGCTGTTTCTTCGTACTATGCGTAGAGTCCTGAACGAGAGAGACACCCTGACCCACTACAGCCCCTCGGTACCAGGTGGATGACAAACCAGAAGATTGGACCGTCTGATCATTCGGTGTCTGATCAACACTATAGACATCTTGTGAAAAGTTCCACTTGTTCTGCGTATGCACGGTCAGAACCACATTATGAAATAAACTACCTGAGATGAAAATCAACCAGTGCGTGTGTCGGGGATGCAGAATATTCAAATGTCTGAACTTAATTCTCAAGTCACAcaggtggtgtttgtgtatgacGGAGGTGGTGTTTGTGCTGTTAGGGAGGAGTGTTGTGGTGGTACTTGCTGAAGCTGCTCTGTCACAGCACGGCACAGTTACGCACTTTTCTAATGCTTGAATTACAAAAGCAGCTTATTTATGTTTTCAGAAATTATGGTTTCATTTTGTTGACATTAAATCAGAACACTAGACTTTATCCACGTTAAAACTGAATttctagtaaaaaaaaaaaatgttaaaagccACCAGCAATCCTGTAGCCTTAAACAGAGATGCGGTTAGTGTCACTGAAGTTGTTCATGAATACAGCatatttaaaatgatgttaCATTAGCAATGAATGACAGTTGCTGTCCTCTGTTTGTGGTGCAATGTGCCTTTAGGATATTTCCGTTACCATCTGTGAGTGAGAATCACGCCAATTCTGGAACATACAAGTGTGTTATATGGGAGAAGCACCTCTAGGCTATAACTATGGTAGCCATGTCTTTGGCTGTGTTTGACCAAGGACAGAAAAGTACACAATATGTTTGTACTCCATGGTTTTCCACTGACGATAGCAATACAGCAAATACTTGTATTTACGACTGTATCAAACCTCTTAGAGCAAGAGAAATTATCTGGGCTCAGTTACCACTTTTAAGTCCTAAATATGAAAACATGTGACCAGTGTAAATGTTATGTCGGTATGAGTATTTTTCTGCGTCACTACCAGGCTGCAGAAGAGTACTACATTCACAGGCATGAAGTCGGATTACAGTTTATATCTTTCTGTGTTTGGGGAACAAGGAGGTAGACATTTTTGCAtgcttgagtgagtgaatgtatTTGAGAGAGAAGGAAGATTTAGGTTTTTGTAAAGCACACTCCATATCTTTGACAGTGATGTTCACAGAGAGGAAAGGCTCTAACGAAATTTGGATTACTTGTTTCATAGTAGAAAGCTAGATTTTCAACAATAGTTTTTGCTtgtttgcattttttgttatcTCCTGCTAATCATTTTCCCTATTTAGTTGGGATTCTTTTATTTCTCCCCATTTCTCAGTAAGTTAGAAGCTATTTCCTTTGGGCTCCAGCTCTAATTTGATCTCTGTCTCCAATAAAAAACTGTGTGGACACATTTGCCCCTCATCTTGTCATTGCTCTTCAGGGAAGGGTAAAATATTCACCGGTAGTGTGGGCCTATAATTATGTCTAGAATTGTTTGCATTTTGGGGGCTAGGGATCCATGAAGTAAACAACACAATACATGAAATGTTCCTAAATGTGTGGATGGTaaagtgtggatgtgtgtgtgtgtgttgtcttgtCTTGTTTTTTGCACCATTCCTACAGCTTTTTGGTCAGCTCTTGATTTCAGATATTGTGTAGGTGCTCTTGACCTTCGTGTCTGATTTTAAAATCTGATCTAGACCAAAGTTTGctaatttatttgtatattatatttatctttcagagATTGTTCTGTTATAAAAAAACCTTTATAACAATTTATCACAAATCACATGCACATTGTTCTTTTAAATCCCCATCCTATCAAATATATGTGACTTTGAACTGACATTACTGAAGTACCAGGTCTTTTTTTGTAAAAGGTGCTTGATACACCAGGTAAAATTGCAATGTCAGGATGACATAATAATTCAGTGTTCACTTAACGGAGAAAGGCAGCCATGCATGTACAGAATGAAAAGAATATTGAAGGAGAGGAAATACTGTTAGGTGAAATTAATTCATACCCAGACAAGGTATTTATAATAGGTTGTCATAAGAATAAAATGAAGAGATGTGATATTTTTTCATAATGTACTCAGGATCAATGAACTTCAAAAATGATTCCTTTTAATTCAATGCAGCGCTCAGACATGAATagtattttatttgaattaactCAGTCATAACTGCTGTAGTCTGGTGGGTGTCCATGTGTAATGTAGTACTCTGACCAATAGATGGAGTAGTCGACAAGGTTAGGAGACCAACTGCATTAAATATCAGTTTGTTCCCTCAACGGAAACATGCAATGGCTATATTGTTAATTAATTGGTTCTGTGAAGACTGTgagctgttttgtttttgttttgtgtgtgtgtttgtcctgggGGGCGTTTTTTAAGTTAAAGTACGGAACTTTTCAGGCTCTAATGCTtgaaatagaaataaataatgatttaataaaataatgtatgGACAACAATATTGACCTGTTCCAAATCGTGTTCCTAAAATTATTTATAAATCGTTTATAAGCCAGAGCATTAAATTAATCATGTCATGCTTTGCCACGAATAGAAAACTTGAGCGTTTCGCTTGTCTTGGGTCAGTGTAGGTGTCGTAAACGCATACACTCTAATCTGTACACAGTGTAAACACTGCATAAAGTAATCCTCCCCCCTCGTGCCCGCGCAGGCGTGGCTCATAACCGTGCCCGCCGTCCCTTCCCCCACGACTGCCCGCCCTGTGCGCGTTCTCGTTACCAATTCATTGTATCAGGCTGAAGGCTAGTGTCGGCGAAGGAACACAACCGCTGggggagaaaaaaaacacagcttatAGGAATTTAATCTTCAAGTAAGATGACTTAATGTTTGAATTTAGACAAACTGGTGTCTGTCGTGAACTTTCCTGTTTGGATGTAACGTTCAGTGGCCGAGTTGAAACTTCTTATTTTCAGAACTGTGGTAAGACGAGACTTCTCGGCAAGCGCGACCGCAGCAGATCGCGTCGGGTGCCAGAGCTGAGGCGCGCGAGCGTTAGTTTGCCGCTTCCGCGAGCGCTGGTCGGTTTGAACGGCTCGGTGTCCGTTAAACGGCTCGCTGACTGGTCCGTTTGTGGGCTGAAGTTGCATATGTGCAAAGGTCTAATTATCTCGTAGATTTTTAAAGAGTATATGGACTTTAAAACTTCAAATAACACAAAAGCATCGCCGGTTAAGTCATTTAGCTAGTTAGCTTTGCTAGCTTTCGGTCAATAAAATGATCACCTATTTGGGCCTGTGTGGCGCAAGTTACAGTCACACAATGCGGAAAGTCGCTGGTTTGTGACTTGTAGGCAACTTTGTATATAAACAGTTAGCTAGCTGGgtaatgaaaagtaaaaaaggTTATTGAAGTGTCATCTAGAGCTAGCTTGCTAGCTAGCTGAGAATGTTAGTTAGCTACGTTAGGGTAGCTAACTGATGGATGACTGTCTTTCTAGTGTCTAGTGCGGCAAAATGCTTATATTCAGCATTAAATATTCAGAAGTAAACATCTATATGACATCTATATGCGTAGAGCGTTTTTGATAATTAAATGAATCCAAATTTGGAAGGCTTAATTAGTTTATCTGGCGTTAGTTGATAGGTTTGTGTAGGTTGGTGAGCTACCGTGCACTGGTGCTCTATGCGTTTACCGGATCCGCTGTTAGTTGATGGATATTGGCTCTAGTTAGGTGTGGAGCATTAGACATTGAACCATCAGGACGATTCGCGATAGCGTTTAAAAGTAAATGTAGCTCAAGTGAATAGTGTAGGATAAAGACGAGACTGGACGGTGATGCACACTACACAAGCTGAATGTTGAGCTGAATTACAGG encodes:
- the tmem115 gene encoding transmembrane protein 115 encodes the protein MNRYLPVAQQHFLTALASTSVVVKSICATVILLYIVSWVADTHIALGVTPGYLFPPNFWVWTLATHPVVEQHVWGVAVNVGTVIVAGRLLEPLWGALELLIFFAVVNVSAGLLSGLSYVLTYAATFDLTYLFAVHVYGSPTFLGGVLVALKQTSGDSTVLRVPQVRLKAAPALALLALAVLRLAGLLDSSAPLAGCGFGALAGWVYLRFYQRHSRGRGDMSDHFAFASFFPEALQPAVGFIAGLVHAALVKVKVCRKMVKRYDVGAPSSITISLPGTDPQDAERRRQLALKALNERLKRVEDQSSWPSMEDEEDDDAEEIRTDAPLLPARDPSPPVPSTTQNPTGQESSIISFEDAPANS